CGCTTAGACATTCAGTAGCAGAAATGGCAAGTGAGATTGAAATGGTAAAATCTTTTAATTACACTATTGCTAATAGTCTGAATACAGGTGAATATGTGGTTAAAGAGGCAAGTATGTCTAAATTGCTTTCTACTAAAATAGCAGATGAAGTTATTTATAAATGTCTTCAAATGTTGGGAGGTTATGGTTATATGGAAGAATATCCATTAGCAAGAATGTTTAGAGATAGTAGGCTAGGGCCTATAGGAGGGGGTACATCTGAGATATTAAAAGAGATAATAGCTAAGATGATTATCGATAAAAAAGAATACAAGCCGGCAGCAAAATAGGTTGTTATAATATTTAAATAAAAACAGGCTTGTTAGTTTTAAAGTTTAGATTATATTTGCAGCCTGTAAACTGAAAAGAATTTTAAAGAAAGGAGGTACCACTATGTTAATTATACCAGTAAAAGACGGAGAAAATATCGATAGAGCGCTGAAGCGTTTTAAAAGAAAATTTGATAGAACGGGAACAATGCGTAAGCTGCGTGATCGTCAAGCTTTCACTAAGCCTTCTGTTTCTAGAAGACGTGAGATTCAAAAAGCTTCTTATATTCAAGGACTTCGCGATCAAGAGAATATTTAATAATTTCCGTCTGTAAGATTTTATTCTTACATAGGATTATTAACAGAGAGACTAACCCTCTTTCACAAAATAAAAAATCCGTTAAGATTTATCTTAGCGGATTTTTCTTGTTTTAGTATCTTTCTCTCCTTAAGTATATCATGAACACAAAAGCCTTTTTAGATTATTTAGAATTTGAGTGTAATTACAGTTCGCATACAATCTTGGCTTATAGTGGCGATATAAATGATTTCTTTCAATTTATAGCCATTCAATATGGTGTTGAAGATGCTAAAGATGTTGTTTATTCTTATGTTAGAGCCTATGTCGCGCATCTTTCGGAAAGGGATTTAACTCACAGGAGTATTAATAGAAAAATAGCCTCGTTAAAGGCGTATTTTAAATTTCTACAAAAAATAGGTGATGTTGAAATTTCGCCATTGGCAAAACATAAATCTTTAAAAATAAAAAAAGAGATTCAGATTCCGTTTTCTCAAAGTGAAGTTAATGCTGTTCTCCAGGGTTTAGGTGAAGCAGATGATTTTAAATCAATCAGAGATTTTACAATAATAACGCTCTTTTATGCTACTGGAATGCGTAGAAGTGAATTAATAAATTTGAAACTTTCTGATATAGATTTTTCAACGGGCACAATTAAAGTACTTGGTAAAAGAAATAAAGAGCGATTAATACCTTTAATAAATTGGCTGGAGAATATTTTAAAAAAATATTTAAGTGTAAGGTTAGTAAGCTGGGGTTCAGTTGATTTGCCTTATTTGTTACTTACAGATAAGGGCGATAAATTGTATGAAACCTTTGTTTACCGAATTATAAATCGCTACTTTAGTGAAGCGTCTAAAAAAACAAAAACGAGTCCTCATATGCTTAGGCATACATTTGCAACTCATTTGCTTAATAATGGCGCAGATTTAAATGCTGTAAAAGAATTGTTAGGGCATTCTAGTCTGGCTGCAACTCAAGTTTATACACACTCAAGTATTGCAGAACTAGGTAAGGTTTATAAAAATGCACATCCTCGCAATATTAAAAAGCAGTAATTTATTTCTAAATAAGTAACTTTTAAACCCAAACCTATGAAAGTAAATGTTCAAACCCCAAACTTTGTAGCAGATCAAAAATTGATCAATTTTATTCAAAAGAAGATGGATAAGCTCGAACAATTTCACGATCAGATAATTTATGCTGATATTTTTTTAAAAGTTCAGAAAACTAGTGGTAGGGATAACAAAATTGTAGAAATTTTACTGAGTATTCCCGGTAACGAGTTGATTGTTAAAAAACAAGCTAAGTCTTTCGAGGAAGGTGCTTATAATTGTGCGAGCTCTTTAGAGCGTTTATTAATTAGAAATAAGGAAAAAAATAGA
The sequence above is a segment of the Leeuwenhoekiella sp. MAR_2009_132 genome. Coding sequences within it:
- a CDS encoding HPF/RaiA family ribosome-associated protein encodes the protein MKVNVQTPNFVADQKLINFIQKKMDKLEQFHDQIIYADIFLKVQKTSGRDNKIVEILLSIPGNELIVKKQAKSFEEGAYNCASSLERLLIRNKEKNRAVA
- the rpsU gene encoding 30S ribosomal protein S21 — encoded protein: MLIIPVKDGENIDRALKRFKRKFDRTGTMRKLRDRQAFTKPSVSRRREIQKASYIQGLRDQENI
- a CDS encoding tyrosine-type recombinase/integrase — its product is MNTKAFLDYLEFECNYSSHTILAYSGDINDFFQFIAIQYGVEDAKDVVYSYVRAYVAHLSERDLTHRSINRKIASLKAYFKFLQKIGDVEISPLAKHKSLKIKKEIQIPFSQSEVNAVLQGLGEADDFKSIRDFTIITLFYATGMRRSELINLKLSDIDFSTGTIKVLGKRNKERLIPLINWLENILKKYLSVRLVSWGSVDLPYLLLTDKGDKLYETFVYRIINRYFSEASKKTKTSPHMLRHTFATHLLNNGADLNAVKELLGHSSLAATQVYTHSSIAELGKVYKNAHPRNIKKQ